The segment GTTTATCGGCAATCGAATAGCTTATATATGCGGCAATGATTGGAACGACCAATCCCAGACCAATCACACCTAATTGTCTTAGTTCTCCCCAAACGGTGGTCGTATCATTCCATACATCTGGTCCACCGAAAATTACCGCGAAAGAAGCCATCAAGCCACCTGCAACAACTACTGGCAACATATATGAAACACCAGTCATAAAGTGTCTCGCAAGTTCCTTACTAAATGTTTTTACGTTCGACATTTTTTCATCCTCCTACTATGTTTAGTACACGATCAAAAATCGCTTCGCCATTTTTGATCACATCAGATGTCCCAACTTCGATAATTTTTTTCTTTTCAAATCGTTCCTTATCAACTACTGATGTATCTACTGCGAATATGACCGCATCTGCTTCGTCAACATCTTGCTGTAATAATCGGTTTTCAATTCCCATGGCTCCTTGTGTTTCGACTTTAATCAAGCAACCTTTCTTTTTCGCATATTTTTTTAAATTTGCTTCTGCCATATATGTGTGGGCAACGCCAGTAATACACGCTGTAATAGCTACAATTTTCAAACTTTTCATCGTTTCATTCTCCTAACTTTTTAAAATTTCTAACAAACCATCGATTGATTGCTCATTATTGAGACTATCTATAAACTCTTCATTCATCAGCTTTCTTGATAACTCCGCTAACATCTTTAAATGCTCGTTTCCCTTATCTGTTTGAGGAATAGCCATTAGAAAGATCTTATCTATCGGTTCATTATCCAAAGAATCCCAATCAATCGGCTGGCTTGTTTTGGCAAATACAAGAGTTGCCTCTTTGACTGTAGTTCCTTTCCCATGAGGAATCGCAAGCCCATTTCCAATTCCTGTTGTCGCATAGCTTTCTCTTTCCAATACATTTTCCACAAAAACTTTGTCATCGACTAAATAGCCACAATTAAATAAGTGTTCAGCTAATTTTTCAATTGCTTCTTTTTTTGATTCAGAACTGAAATCAGTAATGATATTTTCTCTTAGAAAAATATTTTGTAGACCCATTATTTCCCTCCTTCCAAAAAAGGCAGGCTCGAACCACATCACATTCGTGAAATGGATCAAGCCTGCCTACCAGTTACTCTCCAATATAGATCATTCAATTTTTTGATACCGTTGCGCATGTTTTGTATTAACACTGTCACCTCGCTTCTTCCCAAATCCGATGCCACGCTGCACCAACACCCATTCTCCTTTCTCACCCATTTCTTTTGCGATCACCGCGTTGTGCGACAATACTTGAATTACCGTAAGCGCCCCATAGAACAGTACCTTACTAACAAATGCACCTCAAGATATACTTGAGCTATCAAGAAGTCTGGAGGTTTTCTATGTATAAATTAAATGAGATTGTTCCTGTCCAATTAGGAAACGAAAAGAGTGCACCAGAAAAAGGTAAACCCGCGGCTGCCAAGTTAGCGATGCGCATCAAAAGAGAGAATGGTTCTGAAGTTTTGATCTATAACGGTATTAACAATTATATTCTTCAAGCTATTTTGAAAGAACTGTTGTCCAATGCTTTATGATTTACTTCAAACCAAACATATTTATATTGTGTGCGGAAAAACAGATTTGCGAAAAGGAATTGATGGTCTTGCCAGTCTTATTCAACAAGAGTATCAACTCGAGCTTTACGAAGATGCCGTTTTTTTATTTTGCGGGAACCGTCAAGACCGTTTCAAACTTCTCTATTGGGACGGTGATGGTTTTCTTCTCTGTTATAAGCGGATAGAAAACGGCAAGTTAAAATGGCCTCGGACGAAAGACGAAGTTCGAACCTTAACGAACCAACAGGTTCGATGGTTGTTAGAAGGATTAAGTATCGATCAACCTCGAGCTATTTTGCCAGGAAAAAAAGGAGTTTTTTAAGCTGGGGGGTTAACACAAAAAATGTGTTGAACCCCTATTTCTTGTGCGTTTCTTGTGGTATTCTGTAACAAAATCAGTTCGATTCAAGGTGGTGAAAAATTTTGGAAACTACAGATACGTTGCTTCAGTTGCTTCAAGAAGCCCATAAAACCAATCAAGCACAACAACAAACCATTCAGAATCTTACAACTGAAATCCAACTATTGAATGAAAAGGTCAATTATTTAACCAACAAATTATTTGGACGCTCTAAAGAGACTCTCTTTGAGGAAACGAATGGGCAATTGAATCTTTTTAGTGATGAAGAAATTTCTGTAAGTGTTCCAGAAGCAGCTGCCACCATTATTCCAGTAAAAGGACATCAACGAGTTGTAGGAACGAAAGCAGACAAAATCAAACACTTACCTATAACAGAGAAAGAACATCTCCTTCCTTTGGAAGAACAATTTTGTGAACATTGCGGTTCACAGATGAAAGATATCGGACGGACAAAAGTACGAGAAGAAATTCGTTTCCATCAGGCTATGTTGGATTGTCTCACCCATTATCAACATACCTATTGTTGTAAAAGCTGCGAAAAAGAAGGACTTTCTTCTTTTAAAAAAGCGATCGTTCCTAAACCTTTGATTTCTAATAGCTTAGGTTCCAATAGTTTAGTGGCGGAAACGATCCGGATGAAATTTGGTCAGAAAGTTCCTGCCTATCGGCAAGAGAACTATTGGAAACAAACACATGGGTTGGATATTTCGAGAGATAATATCACCAATTGGCATATTAAAGCAGTGCAAAACGCGTTAGACCCTTTAGGAGAACGATTAAGAGTCTATCTTAATCAAGAAGAGATTCTACACGGGGATGAAACAAGTTATCGTGTGATTGAAAGTGCCAAAACAGATACCTATTACTGGCAGTTTTGTACAGGAAAAGACAGTCAGCATCCCATCGTTTATTATCACCACGACGAAAGTCGTGCTGGAGATGTTCCGAAAACTTTTCTCAAGGAGTTTACAGGGTATTTACACTGTGACGGCTATAGCGGGTATAATGCCGTGGAAAGTGTACGACTTGTCTATTGTTTCGCGCATGTTCGGCGGAAATTTTTCGAAGCAATTCCAAAAGGAAAGAAAAACACGGATATTCCCGCAGCTCAAGCAGTCAAACAATTGGATAAATGGTTTGTCCTAGAAAAGAAATGGAAAGACTTTTCTCCTGAGAAGCGATTAAGCTGTCGGCAACAAGAACTGCGTCCATTATTTATTGCTTTTTATGAGTGGATGGCAACGATAGATCCTGTTGCAAAATCCAAGTTGGATGCAGCCGTTCAATATGCGTGTAAACTACGAAGTGGTTTTGAACCTATTTTTGAAGATGGTCGTTTAGAACTCACAAATAATCGTGCGGAGCGAAATATCAAAGAGCTGGTGATAGGACGGAAAAATTGGTTGCATTCCACAAGTCTTGAAGGAGCACGAACTTCAGGAATCATTCTGAGTGTATATAAAACAGCAGAACTTAACGGATTGAATCCTGTAAAGTATCTAGAGTTTCTATTTGATAAGATACCAAATCTTCCCGTACTTTCAGCAGAAACTTTAGATCAACTGTTGCCTTGGAACAAGGATGTACAACAACATTTTTCTCGTAACTAAAAACGCCAAACATTCCCGATTCTATTCTATAGGTCGGGTTATTTGACGTACAGGTACTGTTCTATGGGGCGCTTACGAATTACCACCATACTCCCACCCTTTCTGATAGCAAAAACAAATAAAAAAGAGGTACCAGACAACTGTCCAATACCTCTGACATAGCAAATAATCAAGCAAAACTTTCCTCAAAATTGACCTAATTTGAACAAAAAAATTCCAGTAAACCGGTGGAAATCCAGTAAAAAATTAGGTACAATAAACAAGGTTAGTGCTTGCACTAACTATGGCAACTTGATGGTCAGCTGTATTGACTTATCAAGGCCTTGTAGTTTCGCTACCAACGGAACTGCAAGGTGCCTTTTTTTATTTGATTTAAACTATCTGGCTATATTCTAATGAAAACGGTTGTTTATTGTCAAGCGAACAGGGGAAAAAAGTTTGGTGAAAAGTTCCAAGGCTTACTCAAAGAAAAAAATTCTTATTTTTTATTCTTCCTCCATATCAATTTCGATACTACTAACAATATCTCTCTATTATGAATAGAGCTTATTATCCATAGAAAAAATTCAATAATTAACAGTTTAAAAACATTATCCTGTAATATAAAAAGAAATAAGATTTGAATTACAATGAGCAAATGATTTCCCACAATATTTACCACATCATAATTAGTTGATACGAATTTTTTCGTATCTTTAATTCTAATTAGCCAAAGTACAAAAAAACTTAGTGCAGAACTTACACTTGCTCCTACTAACCCAAGTGCGGGAATCAATAAAAAATTAGTTATAATATTAATTATTGCGCCTGTTATTGTAGTGATAAATACTCCAATTGTTTGTTTTGAGGCAATATAATATTGTCCTAGAAAACCAGAGAAACTAGAGTATAAGATACTCAATAATAAAAATGGAACATACTTCCATGCAACGACAAATTCAACAGAAACCAATATTTTCATCATTGGTCTAAGAATAAATATTATACTACTTACTCCCCAAAATAAAATTTTTGAATATATTGAAAAAGTATTTGAATAGAAGCTGTCTCTATCTTTTTTTTCAAATTCTTCTATAGCTGACATTTGCCATGCTTGAAAAAAAATAGAATTTATTACACCAAGTAAGAGAGGAATTTTATTAGCTATTGCAAATACACCATTTGCTGATTTACCAAGATAATATAGGATGAAATACCTATTTGCAACATTATTAATCCATAGAGCCACTGAATTGGGAATCAATGGGATACTGTAAAAAAGCAAATCTTTTATTAACTTTTTATTAACTAAACTAATTTTAAATTCTTTATAAAGATTAAGTTTAAAAAATAACCATGAGTTTGAAAATATATAAGCTAATAAAATTGAAAATAAATATCCTTGAATCCCTGTTGGAATAACGATTAAAAAGATTATATTCAAGAAAGCAGTCAAACAGGATAGAATAATCCCATTGATTGCATATACGCCAATATATCCAGCTGCTTTGGCATATTGTGAAAATATAGATTGGAATATTTGTACAATAAGAATAACTATAACAAAAATCCCATAACTTATATTAAAAAAAAGAATGGCAGGAATTCCTATTAATAGGAACATACAACCAATAATACTGACAACCATTGCATTCGTAAAAATTTCACGCTTATTTGACTCCGGATCCATACTAAATCTAAGAACTGATTCAAAAACACTTAAAGATATTATTGGAAGTAGGAGTGAAACAGTTGTTAATACTAAGTCCGAAATTCCATATTCTCCTTGTGATAACTTAGCAGTATAAATAGGCAACATAAAAAAGGTTATTAATTTACTACCAAAATTACCGATTAAAAAAAGTAGTGAATTACTTGCTAAACGCTTGTAACGATTCTCAGTCATACTATTTCTCTAACCATGCTCTCTAAAGATTCACGATATGATCTCGGAGCTTTTACTTTCTGTGGTAAATTTCCTACTGACACAAACATAATTAATACTTCGTCATCAGGTATATTTAACAATTTTCTTATCTCTTTTTCTTTCTTATCGTTTAGCATAGCGTTTAAAGCACATGCAGCAAGTCCATTATACTCAAGTCCATATAATACAGACATCCCAAATAGACCGCCATCAATATATCCTTCATTTCGTTCGGTTGGATCTATAAAAGAACTATTTGAGGAAGTTATTAATAACAATAATGGTGGAGAATCAAAACCATTAAATCCTCCTTGTATCTTAAGTATATCTTTAATTTTTTCAGGATTACTTATCATATAAACACGTGCTGGTTGTCTGTTACAAACGCTTGGAGTTTTTAAAGCAATTTGTAATGCTTCTCTTACTTTATCAATATTAACTGGAGAATCATCGTAATCTCGAATGCTTCTTCTATTCTCAGCAATTTCTTTAAAATTTTTATTCATATTATTTTGAACATTTGTTCTTTCCACAGTAAAAAAACCAGATAATTTTAAATCAGCTTTTTTAGCTTCATTAAGAATTTCATCTTTAAAGATATTGGATAAAAACTGTACATTACTGTTTCTCTCCTCGTGTATGTTTATATAGTTACCCAAGGCTGATAGAGCAATTTGATACTTGATTCTTTTTTTATTGAATCCTTTAGAATTATAAATGTTTATTGAATTTGAAAGATTATTTAAAGTCTGAATACCAAAATTATCACGAAAATTAGAATGGCTAAATCCTTTTTCTAAAGCATGTGCGTAAAAAAGCAATCTAGCATCGAGTTGTTCCATGCTAGCCTTTTTTAAATTAGTTGTAAACCCATTTCTAAACCGTGATAAATCATGTCTAAATAAAACAAATAATTTTATTTCATCTCTCCAAATTCTAAATAAACTAATAATTTGATTGGGTAGTATCTTTTTCAATTGTTTTTTCATAAGATCGCCTTTCTTAAATTATAGATAATGTTTTATATTAAATAAAACCAGGTTTATCAAACAACTTTTTAAAGACCAATTTTAACTAGCTACTAAATTGATCTTTTTAATTGTTTGGTATTTTCTAACGATTTTCGTAAAAAGTTTAATGATTCTCTTCTTTTTTCGTCTATTAAACTATTCACTAATTCGTAATTTATCATCTCCTTTAAATCAAGATTATCATTATGCCATCTATCACCGATTTGAAGATCAGAAAGAAGTGTATCAATTCTCGAATTCATAGATTTGAGTTTAGTATTTCTTTCAAAAGCTTCAAAATATTTTTCAAATATAACTGAAAAAACACAAGCATGAAAAGAATCAGTAAATACCATCTCCGCCTGAGAAAATAAATTTACAAACTCTGAAGGTCCAACAACCCAATGTTCCAAGTCTTTTATTGTTCCTAATTGTCTAATCTCAAGATTTTTTTTCTTAGCTATTCTCCTTATATATCTTTTTGTTTGGAGAGTAGGTTCATCTAAGAAATAGGTTAAAATATACTTCTTATCATAGATTTTCTTTCCTTTTATCAATTCTTTCCACTCTGTTTTTTTCAAAAGTAGGGTCGGATCTAATACCACTTGAACCTGTCTATCTGGAAGAATTCTATTAATAATGTGCATTCCCTCGGTTTCTCTCACCGATATATAGTTTATATTAGAAATATTCTGTTGATAAAAAGTTTGTAAATTTTCTGGAATTAAACTTACTCCAAATGAAGCAGCATATGAAATTTTTGGAGCTTCAATTGTAGATAAAAAATCAAAGCTTGAAAATCTAGGAAATTGATAGTTCCAAACTTGATCACTTCCAATAACAAAACAATCAAAAGAATTTAGTTCTTTTTTTTCCTCTTGTATTTCTGTATAAACAAATTTGCTTTCTTCAATATACTGATTGGTAAAAGAGGAAAAATTATATAGTCTTTCATTCATATATCTATAGTATCTTCGATGTTCTATTCGTCTTTTTATTACTTCAAATAGAGTTCCTTGTTTAATAACTCTTAATAACTTTCCACGGGTATTTTTTTTTAAAAGAAATGGATTTTGAAAATTATTTCTTAAAGAAATTACAGAATGCCCATCTCTTTGTAATATATATTGTAAAGCATAATTTTGTAATCTATTTCCATAATTGTTATAATCAACAATAGTTTGTATTGCAATCCTCATTAACTTCTCCCCCTATCCCTAATTAATAGAGTTTCTTTCTATTAACTTCGTAAATTGCTTTTTTTTAAAAATATTTTGATAAATCTTATAAAGAATCAATCCAAAAATGATAATCTTTGAAGAACTAGAAACCATTATGAAATTACCAATTGGAAAAGATATCATCTGAAGTAGTATAAGAAAATTAATCAGCATATCACTTGTCAAAATTACTCCATTGAATCTTTGTCTTTGATGTCGCATAATAATCCCTAAAATAAAAGTAACTATAAAAAGACAAATAATTCCGAAGTTTGCAATAAAAACATACTGATCAGGATTCCATTTAGTTCCAATATCAATTAAGTTTCTCATCTGTTCACTAGAACTTAGCTTATTAAATATTTTTGGAAAGAATGGAAGAAGATATATCAAAAAATTACTTAACGAAGTAAAAACTACACTATTTAAAAAGACAGCTCCATAAAAAAAGCCAAAACCAAAATAATCATATACTGAAATTAAAAGTATTACTAAACGGGGGAAATATCTTGCTACAACAGAATCTGGATTATAAGATACATCTCTAGAAATATAGTACGTGATTACTCTACTTCCACCCCTTTGACTAATAACTTCTATAAAAATAAGAACTGACATAAATATAATTATTGACATGAAAAGAAGCTTTTTTAAATTGATTTTCTGAGTTCTATTTTTTAAAAATATTAGCGCTATTATTAGTACTACAAATTCAAACATTTCAAAGTTTGTTCCGCGTGCTATACCTATATAAAGATAAGAAAACGCCCCGGAAATTAAATATAATATTTTAATAAATTTCATTTTCTGAGTTTTATCTGAATTTAAAACTAGTGAAAACGAACCATAAAACAGGTTAAACTTAACAAACGCCATCATAAAAATAAATGGCAATTTACTAATAGAAAATTCTGAAATCTGATTTTCAGAAAAGTGTTTTTGGTATTGAGCGTAATTTGAAATACCGTTTTTTAAATTATTAATAACTGTTAAGAAGGTCTGCCCAGTATAAAATCTAACGACTAAAAAAGAAAATAATATAGAGATAATTATCAAAAAAAGAAAGATATAATTTGGTTGACATGCTAACCAAGAGATTACTTTAAATTCTTTTTTTTCTTTATATTCTCTTTTTTTTGCAGTCCCTCCTAGAACAAAGAAAGAAAATATTAGCCACATGAGTAATATTGAAGGAAATATATTCCAAAACTCTAAAGAAGTTATTGAAATAATTAAGAAAATAAAAATAGTGTAGAGAGCATAAAAAAAACCAACGATCTTCATTTCAATCAAAGAATTTATCCTCCTCTAAATATTCTTAGTAAATTTATAAAAGTTCGAGGAAAAAAAGCCATTCCGTAAATTAATATTTTATATTCTATCGGCACAAGTTTATTTTTTCTAATATTGATTTTCTTACATTCACTACTAATTTTTTTAAAGTAAGATTTTTGATTAGATTTTATAAGACTAAGTATCAATGCAACTAAGCAATGTGATTTAAAAAATATACACTCATTATTTAAAGTATTATCATTAATTAAGTCGGGAATCAGCAAACACGACATTTTCTTATCAGATAAGGCTGAATTGTTAGCACTATTAGAAGTATAAACATAATGATATCCTTCGTAGGAAACTAGTTTTAGCTTTGCTATATTTCTTAACATATCAAAATTGAACAATAAATCTTCAAAAAAGTGAACTTCCTCGGAAAATCGACAATTTTTTATAGTATTTGCTTTATATAGATACGCCCATACTGAAGTTGGTAACTCAAGTAACAACAGTTTTCTTCTAGCCATATCAGAGTCTATTATTTCTTCTAAAATATTGCTCTGTTTAATAGTATATTTTGAAAGTGTAATTACATCGACTCCGCTAGAAATTAATTTTGTTACTAAAAATTGATAAAAATCTGCTTCTAAGTAGTCGTCACTGTCTACAAAACTCAAAAACTCTCCACTTGATACTTGCATTCCATAATTCCTTGCTTTGGAAACACCTGAATTTGACTGAGTTATAATAACTATTCTACTGTCTTTATCTTTATATTCCTTACATATCTGTAATGAACCATCTTGAGAACCATCATCCACAAGAATCAATTCAAGTTTTTTATACTTCTGATTTAAAATAGAATCAATACATCTACCAATTGTTTTTTCAGAATTGTAGACTGGAACAATAATACTGATAAGTGGGTCCAATAAAATCTCCTCAATTCATAAAATTCATTTCTTCTTTAAATCTATTTATAATATTTTTTTTGTTATATTCTCTACTATAGAGTTTTGAAGCTTTTACCGATAATTTCTTTTGCAATTCGACATTTCCAAGTAAATATGCTACTTTTTTATTTAGTTCTTCTGTACAAGTAATACAATATGCAACATCTTTAAGTGTCATCATTGAGGAGACACATTCGGGTCCTACAGCTAAAATGGGTTTTTCTAAAGAAAGATATTCTGAAATTTTTGTAGAAAGTGATAACCTTGTAGCTTCTATCGAATCAGAATCAAAAGATTCAACAAAAACAGGAATATCGCAACTATTAAGAATCTCTACAAGCTTCTCTTCTTTTACTAACCCACAAAAGGAACTGTATTCACCCTCTAGTTCCTTGACAATATTTTTGTCAATTTCTGGGTTAGAATATATATATAATTTTGCAATTTTCTTTGTTTCTTTTTTATTATATATTTCAATTGCTTGCTTTATATCGATAAGAGTTTTAAATCTTTTATAGTGTAGTCCTCCAGCATACACTAACGAGATTTCTTCTCGTGGAAATAAACTATTATTTGTCTTTTTAAAAAAATCCTGTGCGTTATTAAGGATAATACCAGACTTTCCAAAAACATCACTATAACATTTTTTCATGGCTTCAGAAATAACGAAGTATTTTTTTGAATTTACAATTGCCCTTTGCATCCTATTCTTAATAATATATCTCCTTACAGATCCGAGAATTGTATCTTTAGTCCGGGGTAAAATATAATCATCGGTTATATATGTTACTAGTTTTGCATTAAATTTTTTCTGAATATATGAAGTAATTCTATATGAAAAAATTGAATCTCCAGCAACAAAAAAAATAATATCCGGATTAAAACTGTTTAACCAATTGTTTAATTTGGGATTCCTCCATGGACCTATAATCCAAATTAGCTCTCTTAAAATTCGTTTTATGTCACTTATTTTTTTTGTCTTTATTTTTGGTTTTTGAAAAGTAGTATCATTGAACTCAACTATTCCACCAAATTTGAACAAAATCATATCTTTATCAGTGAGTTTATAATACTTGTTAAATTTTTTAAAACTTGGCATCTCATTTTTAAAAAATAACTGGGCAATTTGTGCACTTTCAAATACTGAAAAAAAAGACAACAATGTTTTCCCATTATTTGTTTCTTCATTAAATGAATTATTACTAATAATTAATATACGTTGTTTATCAGACACTCCACACCACTCTATTCACATAATCTGTATAAGAAAGAATAATTCTCAAAACCTTTTCTGAAACGTTTGGCATTGAATAATCTGCTACATGTCGTAAAGTATCTTTTTCTTGTGTTTCCAATACTTCTAAACCTTGTAGAATTCTTTCTTTTTCTAACCCTACCATCATGACGCTAGCTTCTTCCATCGCTTCTGGACGTTCATGTGCTTGTCGGATATTTAATGCGCGGAAATTTAAAATCGAAGACTCTTCACTGATCGTCCCGCTATCGCTCAAGACAGCTTTAGCGTTGATCTGTAACTTGTTGTAATCATTGAATCCCATTGGTTTCATTGTTTGTACCAATTCATGGAACTTGATTCCCTTTGCTTCAATCATCTTCATTGTACGAGGATGTGTACTAATGATGATTGGCAATTGATAAGTTTCAGCAATTGTATTCAAGCTGTCTACTAAGTTTAAGAAATTCGCTTCTGAACTGATATTTTCTTCCCGATGAGCAGAGACTACAAAATAATTGTTTTTTGTTAATTCCAAGCGTTCTAAGATATCTGAATTCTTGATATCCTCTTTCCGTGAATTTAGTACTTCAAACATTGGACTTCCAGTTTTAATAACACGATCTGCGGGTAAACCCTCACGTAGCAAGTATTCCCGAGCAATATCGCTATAAGTTAAGTTGATATCTGCAGTATGGTCAACGATTTTACGATTAGTTTCTTCAGGTACCCGTTGATCGAAACAACGGTTTCCTGCTTCCATATGAAAGATTGGAATATGACGACGTTTTGCGGCGATCGCACACAAGCAGCTATTTGTATCTCCTAAAACTAAGAATGCGTCAGGTTGGACTTCTTCTAAAATTGGATCGATTTTGATCAAAATATTTCCTACCGTCTCGATAGCTGTTCCTACCGCTGCATTTAAGAAGTAATCAGGTTTTTTCAGTTTAAAATCTTCAAAGAATACTTCATTTAGTTCATAGTCATAGTTTTGGCCAGTATGCACCAGAATGTGTTCAATAGCCTCAGATTCTTCTAATTTATTCAAAACAGCAGATAATCGGATTATTTCAGGACGAGTACCTACGACTGTCATCACTTTTAATTTTTTCACGTCTAAACCTCCACATAATAGGTATCTGGCTTTTCAGGATCAAAAGGTTCATTGACCCACATGATCGTTACCATGTCAGACTCCCCAAGATTTTCAATATTATGGGTGTAACCCACAGGAATATCCACCACTTCTAATTTTTCACCGGATACAAAGTATTCGATTATTTCTTCTGAATCGATTCTTCTGAAACGGATCACACCAGTTCCGCTGACTACCATGAATTTTTCATTCTTTGTATGATGCCAGTGATTTCCTTTCGTTATACCTGGTTTTGAAATATTGACAGAAACCTGACCTCGATCCGGTGTACGAAGGAATTCTGTAAATGATCCCCGATTATCCACATTCATTTTTAATGGATAACTAAATTGGTCTTCCGATAAAAAACTAAGATAAGTACTGTATAAATTTTTCTCGATACGACGATCTAGTTTCGGAAGGGCTAATGTTTTTCTACTTTCTTTAAAGGAAACTATTAACTCTTTTAATTCTCCAATAGTTAATGGATCAATTTCTGGAACAAATCCAAATCCGTTTTTCAAAGTAGGCTTTCCTTTTAGACATCTCAACAATTCGTGAACGACATCATCGATATAACAAAAGTCGATAGAAACACTAGGGTCAATTACATTGACCTCTTCACCTCTAGCAATCTTATAACAGAAAGTCGCTACAACTGTATTGTAGTTAGGTCGGGACCATTTCCCATATAAATTAGCAAATCGATAGATATATACCGATGCCCCGGTCTCTTTTGCATAAGAACGTAAAAGTTCTTCACCGGCACGTTTGCTTTCCCCATAAGGATTATTCAGCTCTGCTTGAACAGAAGATGATAACATGATTGGACAGGTATTTTTTGACAGTTTCAGTAGATCCAACAGCTCAGAAGTAAAACCAAAGTTTCCTTCCATAAATTCTTCAGTATTCTCTGGACGATTCACTCCAGCTAAATGAAAAACAAACTCTGCTTTTTTACAGTAATCAACAAGAAACTCTTTGGGTGTATCTCTGTCAAAAGCATAGATTTCATGCTCTTGTTGATTTTTTAGTTCAGCAATTAGATTTTTCCCTACGAAACCGTTTGATCCAGTTACGAGTATTTTCATTAGTTATTCCACGCCTTTAATTCTTTTTGAACTAAATCTAATTCTAATAAGCGCTCTTTGATTTCATCAATTGTCAAACGATGTGTATTATCAGAATTGTATTC is part of the Enterococcus mediterraneensis genome and harbors:
- a CDS encoding glycosyltransferase family 2 protein produces the protein MDPLISIIVPVYNSEKTIGRCIDSILNQKYKKLELILVDDGSQDGSLQICKEYKDKDSRIVIITQSNSGVSKARNYGMQVSSGEFLSFVDSDDYLEADFYQFLVTKLISSGVDVITLSKYTIKQSNILEEIIDSDMARRKLLLLELPTSVWAYLYKANTIKNCRFSEEVHFFEDLLFNFDMLRNIAKLKLVSYEGYHYVYTSNSANNSALSDKKMSCLLIPDLINDNTLNNECIFFKSHCLVALILSLIKSNQKSYFKKISSECKKINIRKNKLVPIEYKILIYGMAFFPRTFINLLRIFRGG
- the wecB gene encoding non-hydrolyzing UDP-N-acetylglucosamine 2-epimerase, with protein sequence MKKLKVMTVVGTRPEIIRLSAVLNKLEESEAIEHILVHTGQNYDYELNEVFFEDFKLKKPDYFLNAAVGTAIETVGNILIKIDPILEEVQPDAFLVLGDTNSCLCAIAAKRRHIPIFHMEAGNRCFDQRVPEETNRKIVDHTADINLTYSDIAREYLLREGLPADRVIKTGSPMFEVLNSRKEDIKNSDILERLELTKNNYFVVSAHREENISSEANFLNLVDSLNTIAETYQLPIIISTHPRTMKMIEAKGIKFHELVQTMKPMGFNDYNKLQINAKAVLSDSGTISEESSILNFRALNIRQAHERPEAMEEASVMMVGLEKERILQGLEVLETQEKDTLRHVADYSMPNVSEKVLRIILSYTDYVNRVVWSV
- a CDS encoding glycosyltransferase produces the protein MSDKQRILIISNNSFNEETNNGKTLLSFFSVFESAQIAQLFFKNEMPSFKKFNKYYKLTDKDMILFKFGGIVEFNDTTFQKPKIKTKKISDIKRILRELIWIIGPWRNPKLNNWLNSFNPDIIFFVAGDSIFSYRITSYIQKKFNAKLVTYITDDYILPRTKDTILGSVRRYIIKNRMQRAIVNSKKYFVISEAMKKCYSDVFGKSGIILNNAQDFFKKTNNSLFPREEISLVYAGGLHYKRFKTLIDIKQAIEIYNKKETKKIAKLYIYSNPEIDKNIVKELEGEYSSFCGLVKEEKLVEILNSCDIPVFVESFDSDSIEATRLSLSTKISEYLSLEKPILAVGPECVSSMMTLKDVAYCITCTEELNKKVAYLLGNVELQKKLSVKASKLYSREYNKKNIINRFKEEMNFMN
- a CDS encoding polysaccharide pyruvyl transferase family protein, yielding MRIAIQTIVDYNNYGNRLQNYALQYILQRDGHSVISLRNNFQNPFLLKKNTRGKLLRVIKQGTLFEVIKRRIEHRRYYRYMNERLYNFSSFTNQYIEESKFVYTEIQEEKKELNSFDCFVIGSDQVWNYQFPRFSSFDFLSTIEAPKISYAASFGVSLIPENLQTFYQQNISNINYISVRETEGMHIINRILPDRQVQVVLDPTLLLKKTEWKELIKGKKIYDKKYILTYFLDEPTLQTKRYIRRIAKKKNLEIRQLGTIKDLEHWVVGPSEFVNLFSQAEMVFTDSFHACVFSVIFEKYFEAFERNTKLKSMNSRIDTLLSDLQIGDRWHNDNLDLKEMINYELVNSLIDEKRRESLNFLRKSLENTKQLKRSI
- a CDS encoding NAD-dependent epimerase/dehydratase family protein; amino-acid sequence: MKILVTGSNGFVGKNLIAELKNQQEHEIYAFDRDTPKEFLVDYCKKAEFVFHLAGVNRPENTEEFMEGNFGFTSELLDLLKLSKNTCPIMLSSSVQAELNNPYGESKRAGEELLRSYAKETGASVYIYRFANLYGKWSRPNYNTVVATFCYKIARGEEVNVIDPSVSIDFCYIDDVVHELLRCLKGKPTLKNGFGFVPEIDPLTIGELKELIVSFKESRKTLALPKLDRRIEKNLYSTYLSFLSEDQFSYPLKMNVDNRGSFTEFLRTPDRGQVSVNISKPGITKGNHWHHTKNEKFMVVSGTGVIRFRRIDSEEIIEYFVSGEKLEVVDIPVGYTHNIENLGESDMVTIMWVNEPFDPEKPDTYYVEV